The DNA sequence GAGGATTCCACGTAATAAAGTAACATCGAGAGAGATTGTTCATCCCCACGATATTAGATTTAAATTAAGTACATCTTAATTCTTATTCGATAAGCAAACATAATTGTGtcatcattaattaaaaattatgcatgcacctagtcacggccggtttggtggaaccgccggttcggtggaaccgccggttccggttccacgaaaaggtggaaccggaaccggccgtgaaaaatggcggttccggttccgaaccggaaccggcggttccgggccggttcatttttaataataatttttaaaataataaataatataataaatataataaattataaattataaaatacaattaaattgtacattgtaataaaatatgggaaaaaaaaaaagaaggaatgggcttgaacttaatgaattatcattaagcggcctacatatcttcttggggatagaagaataaaagcccatgtagttctttttacctttgagaaccccaacttacctcatcgtcaatcgtcgctacccgttgtggtacccgtggcggtggtatctccaacatcatcgctaaaaaattcgtgttcacgatctaactcttggtgtcgatatttcgccatcgtccaatcgccgacacaagcttgagcttccacagaatccgggcttaatcttgaacggcgagagtccaaaattaatcctccggaactaaatgcttgttcaaccgcaaccgttgaagaaggggttgctaatatttgacgagcgatgagggcgagaactggatactcgatttggtgactcttccaccacttcggatTTGAAATCTGTAttatgttacgcatcacgaaactcaaattgagtggttaaatatttttctaattcagaaatattacctgttgccccttttttttttttttgcctactcttaagcatattataccctctactaagtgaactaccaccttcgctacgtgaggcgatagattgtaaagatccggaatcacttaaaccatatctactacaaaattctccatataatgctactatagattctttaacatgtcataatatatttgaaatatctattgaatcatccaaatgtaaacaatcatgataatacacattcaaataatcctgtaaaccgtctaatttaatacgtggatcaaaaacaataccaactaaatagacaagaggaatttgcaaataataatgcaaccatttttctcgcattactaaaatagtttgacctaattcggtatctttttcatattcactaaaaacactactaatattaacacactctattaaaaataaatgcgttgtaggataataaataccagataaagtcttagtagcatcattaaaaattttcaaaatatctaaaattttcttgcaaacgtcccaatgttgaggaagtaaagtaatttcgggaatattttgtgaaataaacatacataataaatctttatattcaaaagtttgccgaagcaactcgtacgtaaaattccaacgagtcggaatattttttggaaatcttcttggccttctcccattttgtttacaaaattttccccatgatttcatacattggggacgactccataaaaatttaattacactttttattagggcgagagaagtgtcaagagttcgtaaaccattttgtacacataaatttaaaacatgacaagcacatctaatttgaaaaaattgtccgccaaaagtgggtttgcaaatattttctaattcgggaatagaagcggtatttgcggcggcattatcaaaaccaattgaaaatactttatttattaaattatattcttctaaaacttgcctaattattctataaatattatgagccgaatggctttcatcaaaaactcggaatgcaataagtcttttttgaatcatccaattgtcatctatccaatgacacgtgacacccatataagaatgaatttgccaaggatcactccaaatatcactacctatatgcacacgtccattgaattccgcaaaaaattttcctaaagatttttttccttttttataaagatgaaaaacttcgcgtttaagagtattttttggaatagttggcgcttgcggaaccaacgcagtatttatcaaatatttcatattaaaattttcaccagtattaaacggagcatgatcaagggcaacatattcacctaatgtttgtttataaagtgcttcagtgaaacgaaataaaggatgaggcttagaagtggcgtacccggaaatttgttgttgcgtattgtcgatccccgcttgcgttggatgttttttcgtcaaatgccgacggaatgttccgtagccgtctcctttcgtgaatttataagtttgcgaacaatatttacattttacattatacttaccttcgacttcatcacgtaccttgtcgaagtgtagccacaagtccgatgtattatctcggcccttccgttccggctcatttgccgttgacgtttcttcgacaccggtgggaggatgaagactttcttgtgttgggatgtgctcgacgttcggaatcgggacatagttgatattatcgtcgtcgtctttccaacttgcatactcacgaggatcgtattcatgaaagggatactcggaatctcccatagccatcttgcccttgtcggcatttctgcttccacttgccatttttgagagaattgatcggaaatccgattgagagaattgagtcgagattgagagaattgggagaatttgagcaatttgagaggatttcagagagaattcgagagattgttcagagaatttgtgacaaaaatgaaaggggaagcatatgcatttataggcaagaatcatttttttttttttttttttttttaaaaaaaaatggaaagcaacggcccaaagtcgggggggaggggggccggggcgcgagagcccaacggctctcgccccgagcccacttttattttatttatttttttttggcggttcggaaccggcccggaaccgccggttccgggccggttcccacgtttccggaaccgtgggcccggtcaacgggccggttccgggcccacgggcccaaatggccccctctacatGCACCCATAGCGAATTGACCATTATATAGCATTACGTATCGTCGGGAGCTAACATTTTTGGGGAGCCAAGTATCGTACGGTGAGATAATCGTAAAGGAGAGCCGCCACTTCAGGAGTGGCTCCACGACCCCTTACGAAAAATGGCTACATAAGATAACGGGCTCATTCGGTAAGTGGCCGGACTCTTTAGAATCCTAACTTGGATACATTGCAACCTCCTTCTCTTCTAATCACTGTCTCAATCATTTGATGCCCAATCCCATCCTTATCCTTGGATGCCTTAATCCGAACTTTGTGCTGCAGATCGATTCTAGAAACCGGTCCTTACTTGGTGAGGTGGTTTCCAATTTCACATTGGCAAGGTGAACATCCATTGAATTGAAAATTGTAATATTTTCGTTGTTCGATTGCTTAAGAGGTGCTTCAAATCTACTTTTTAACACGGTCGTatgtaaaaaagagaaaaggaaaaaagcgtTTCGAAGTCAAGTTATTGGGCGTTTTATTGCAATCGCGACCGATAGCAATAACCGACGCATTCTAATTTGAATGCAATTGATTTATGATGAAACGCCATTGTAGCAATAGCTTGACGCGAGCACCCCCAACATTTTGGATATTGCGATATCCCTAAAACTCAAGGGAAAAAAGGTAACGAAGAGAATCAACCTCACGTCATGAGCTAAAGTTCCACCATCCTCTCGTTAGCGATTACGGATGGTTGTGCCATCTGTTTATGGGTAAAGGTTTGAAGCAAGCCCGACGGATGTTATGACAATTAacggaaaaattactaaaaaaattgaaaacatattgtaattatgtcaatgcATTCGTAGaccttttttttgtcgatttttttttttgtaattgtgtcaattcggttcatctagctaattttgTTCGTTTGGAGATAATGTGGATGCCAACAGTCCGGCGACAtaaaattctaatattttttgttttttttttttttatttttttttccttttcttcttgttcttcctctaGCCAGCGACTAGCCAGAGACGGCAACCCACGATGAGGGAGAGTCTCACCGGCCCAGATTTGGCGAGCACTCATGGTGAGCTTTGCCTGTGGCCACCTCCTTGTCGGCTATCACCTCTGGCCAATTGCTTaccaaaggaggaagaagaagaagaggaaagagaaaaaaaaaattcaaaattcaaaaaattattaaaatattatagtCTCAAACGGCCGATTTCGACCAGCATCTATGTCAACATTGACCGGATAAAATTGGatggattgactgaattggcataattacaaaatgtttgagattgaatctgtaaaaaaatgaatttacaactgaattgacataattacaatagatttagtacttttttagtaatttttccgaCAACCAATGGATCCAACCGTGCGGGCCCACACAACCCGAGCCATGTGGTAGCCAGTGCCGGATTAGGTCCATGGGCCGGCTCGGGCCCACGTGATCATTGGTTGTCGGCTACACAACAAAGCGGTCAGGCCGAGTCCAGCCTAGCAAGAGCATGAGCCCGATCCAACAGGCCCAGGCCGCTACACAAATGGTCCGAGCTAGTGGTCAAAATTCGGATGAATACGAGAAGCCATAGAAACTTCTTTTCAAGATTGGGCCAAACTGTGCGATCGATTGAGACTGTCGTTGATATCCTTAGCATTGGCCCATTTGAAGGGAAAGTGCCCACTGTCCATGGCCCAGTCTTCGTTAATAAAATAGAACACGCATGATAttctccgacccaaaaaaaaagcaccATAATTTCCACGTCATATGACCACTTGGAAGATTTAACGTGTGGTCATATGACATAACTTGATTACAAAACCTTATTGATCGTGCGACATAATTCAAATTATTTCACTTTATTAATGAAGAATACAATGACGACgatgaaaataataatgatCGATTAAAAATGCATTCCCCTCGGTGCTAGTCATGTCCAGCCCTCAATTTAAAAACAAATCTATACTATTTTAACTGTGACATTGCCCTTAAGctattcaaatttttattcttttgcgGAGACGGTCGGATATTCAACTCCATGCTCCATAAATTATCATAGAAttcttatattctttttttttttttatgatccagaATCCGTAGGTTATAATCAATCTTCCCCCTTTCTGATAGCGACTATACTTGGAGGGAGGCtggccccgcagcccaccagcaagggcccccccacttaagtccgagaaacgggttgggagagtttcgaaccccTCACTGTGGCCAACGTCGGCGCCAAAGTGTTTAATTCTCACTAAACACGCCGTGGCCGTGGTGGGTTTTATATTCTTGTATAGCCAtggtctgtttttttttttttttggatcgaaaaTATAGCCATGGTCTTAGAACTATTATTTTATACAAATCATACTATCACCTGCTGTATATGCTTATGTCGCTGTACTTTTGACATAAATTTCAAGCATATGAATctttgaattcaaaaatgtttttttttacttacaTTTAATTATTATGTTCTATATTTATATAAGTTAAAATGGAGAGTATACACATAAATCCAGTCTCGAGAAAAGCGAGTTAGTGGTGGGGTCTTGTTTTAAATTAGGGTGGAGCTATTTTTGCTCATCATATGACTAAACACATTCTATTTTCACCCGTAATATAAAATAACCCTTAATCATCCAATTGAAATTTAAAGTGGTAAACCCCGAGTTTCttcgcttttcttctttttttatcgtTCTCTTTCCATGCACGATCTTGTTGTCATACTTTAGAATATCAAATACTTATgacgacaaaaataaagaatatcgtatttcttatttttttttaaggccgAATACTATAATAACTACATTTTTTCGTCTTTGTTTCTTTTGGATTTTACATTTGTACATGCCAGCTTTGTTGAAAAGAgaagtttttaagaaatgtagtTCTTTCCAATGTTGTTGATCAAAATCTTGGATTAATTATCAAAAACAaactagaaaattttgaaaaaacgaCTTTGTAGTACAATCAAGTGTTTGTAAATTATTAGTTTTATTGTACATATATCAGTTAGATTTTCTGTTATCAATTGTCATTTACATAAGAGTAATGGGATGACCACGCGAAACAAAATAAACCCTCTAAGATTTGCAAAAAACCAGAACTTCATTTCTGCATGGGTAAATCTAAATCGCGAAACTTTATAAAATCGGAAATTTCCATAAAATCGAGAGAATAATTTAATGTAATaaggttaaatttttttagggaaatcAATGATTGGAATATCTAATTAAAGGACACACATGAGATCACTGGATGCAATCTTGAGTACCCAATGAAAACTACCGTAAAGAAACACAAATTACTATAATATGGCGACACAaatacctcaatttttttttaccacaagaATCCCGTGTCCATTGcaaaaaatcatgaattttaCCTGTTACGTCATTAATATTTCAAAACACGTCACCATAAACATAATTCGAGATAATTTGCGGCTTCGAGCTGTTTCGGAAGCTGCAAGCAAGCACTTACGAGAACGTGGAAATTATTCTCCATTAATCaattagaaatattaaaatcatattaatttttcaggTAATTACGtctagaagaagaaaatagaataatcaaatGCTAATTTCAATTCCTTTCATAATTCAACGAAGACAGCTCGACACGTCGTCATAAATTCACAAATGTCAACAGACGCGCCCCCAACAACCACCGGCCTCTCCCGATGCCGCCGTCCGGCGACGACTGCCGATCCGCCACGAACTATTCGCAACACCGAGGAAGTCATAGTCGGAATCGAACGGCTCCACCGTCATATCTTCTCGAGCTTCTCGGCGACCACGACGGGGTTGGCCTTCGAGATCTGCTCCCTCCCCATCGCCTTGAAGTCGAAGCCGCACCCGTGCTGCTCCGGGTACCTGTGGGACCCGCAGAACGTCACGCCGCACCGGCACTTGAACCCCGTGAGGCCCACGCGCCGCCTGCACGCGGCGCACCTGCTGGGGCCCCCCGCCGCGGCAGGCGGAGCGGCCTCGCGACCTTCCGCGGCCGGCGGCGAAGGAGCCGCGGGCGGAGCCGTCGAGATggcgggcggcgaggacgcagctgcggcggaggcggaggcggaggcggaggcggggGTCAAGGTCTGGTTGAGGGCGAGCTTCGCGTCCGTCGACCGCCGCTCCTTGAGCTGGAGGTCGCGGTAGCATTTGGAGCAGAGGTTCTGCGTGGTCGGGCTGCCGAAGAAGCCGCAGTTGTTGGCGCAGAGCTGCTGGGCCTGGAACCGGTGCTCTTCCGCCATCTCCGATCGTCGTCAAAGGAACCTCTCACGATCTGCCGATCCGCACCAGAAACAGATTCAGAGAAATACTTAAAGCGAAAGACCAAAAAAGCCCCCTCTCGATTCGCACGGCCGGCCTGGTTTCGTGTCCGAGTAATCGAGACCGATCGTCAAGAAAAGCGGAATAAATAAACAGGAGggggacgaggaggaggaggaggaaagagaagaacCTTCAAGGAAGGTCAGCGATGGCGTGAACCCCGTTCGCGTGAAGACGAAGATTCCAGACACCTTCTTCTTCGTCGCCGCGAACTCTAGAcaattttctcctcttcttcttcttctttttaaaggttttttgtattttttttttttttttggtaggggGTGAGTTGTAGTGGATGGCGCGTTAAATAAGGTCGGGGGTTGTCGGGGTTGATTGGCCATCAATCAACATCGGAATTTGATCAATACGGGGAAGCCGTCGACGCCACGCCAAATCGTCGTCACCCCCGCCAATCTGGACCATTCTCCGTCCCCGCCCCCCGCCTCTTCCCTTTTTCATCTTAGACCGCGTCTCCGCGGCCCCCACCGACTTCACGGTGCTCCTCGGAACGGCGTCGCATCGGTACTTTTTCCTCAGATCGTACTTTCCGCACGAGTGGTCAAAATGACGCGTTCTGCTCTCGCGCCGACCCTCCTTGGACTGCACCGAAATCGGTAAACGAGGAAGCACTAATTAGATGAAATGGCGTGTACCGTCGAATTAGTGGAGCTGACGTGGACGTGGAAATAATAGTCGATGTGACCATTAAGAGAGTCGATATTAATGTAACTTCTTGCATACGGGTTTAGAAATTTATAAATAACGAAACTTTTAGTAACCCCAAAAATGTacacttttcaaaatcaatAAATTATAGAAATTTAATATTACGTTGAGTCGTCTGAATTTCTAATCAttataggatatgataagatagGATTATGAAATCCTACGATTTTGTCACAACATGCTCACTATTTGGTGAATCGTAATAATAAAGCTTGATATGTTCAAACTCTATTATGTTAATTGATGTAAAGGAacttgaaaatgcacaaatggaaactataagaatctctcataattTCCATTATCATTGTCAAATCTAgcgggagagagaaaatatgatcattcatAATGTCTTGCTATTAGTTAAACTTCACCGCAAAACTGTTCGGGAGAAGGAGTTTCGACTCTCTTTTCACTTTCATAGACTTTTGACATGAACGAAAAAGTttcgaagaagaaaaagtttcgAATCTCTCATTGTTTTCGTAGAATTTTGACTTGAATAAAAAGCTACAAATGAGTCGTAAAACTTTCAAACTAGATATACAGAGAAGAAGGAGATGGAAatggtagttttttttttttgaaatttcattgccCCTCGTTCTTCGAAAATTAAGACGATCATTTCCAAATTTTGACTTGGTGCATcggataaatttattttcaagtgGGATATTCTTGGCGGGTGAAACCAAATATTTtattaagggcttttttttatcttttttttttaaatttaattttttgcaaaaagatgCATTAATATAATATTTAGCACAGAGATGCACTAGAATATTTAGCGCAGATATTTATTGCAAAGATACAATAAAATTTAAcgcaaaatagaaagaaaaaaggaaaagaaaaggggcgTGACGATATTCAAAGCGTTCTCAATTTCTTTGTGCCCCGATCTTTTGTGGGGACCATTAATTGTATTCTTACTTTTTCGAGGACTAGTGGATTTATAGAGTGCTTTTATGAGGAGACATGGCCCAGATTTGGATGAAATTCGATAATAAATTCTATAGTGTGTGCTTTTGATTCTATTATTATATTATGCATGTGAATTGTttgcttgaattatttttttctaaaattgacaTGCGACTcctaacaaatttatcctatcaTGAATACCAAATATAGCCTAAATGttcctctttattttacttttccaCACTCGTAACTCCTTAAATAAGTGGCAATGTCGTGACGTCcaccaagattttttttttttttgagtaagaaaaaaaaacactttcattcatttattcatAAAGCAAGCTCTACTAAAGCTAGACAAATAATTTCTAAATACCAAATATCCAAATAAGTCGAGGGAGTAAAGACAACCAATTGGTCGAGATGATTTTGTTTCGGTAGGCCTTAGCAATCCAATCGGTGGCTTGATTAGTCTCACAGAACAATGGACAATTTCCACC is a window from the Rhodamnia argentea isolate NSW1041297 chromosome 8, ASM2092103v1, whole genome shotgun sequence genome containing:
- the LOC115735394 gene encoding zinc finger A20 and AN1 domain-containing stress-associated protein 3-like; amino-acid sequence: MAEEHRFQAQQLCANNCGFFGSPTTQNLCSKCYRDLQLKERRSTDAKLALNQTLTPASASASASAAAASSPPAISTAPPAAPSPPAAEGREAAPPAAAGGPSRCAACRRRVGLTGFKCRCGVTFCGSHRYPEQHGCGFDFKAMGREQISKANPVVVAEKLEKI